From Ananas comosus cultivar F153 linkage group 8, ASM154086v1, whole genome shotgun sequence, one genomic window encodes:
- the LOC109714269 gene encoding probable xyloglucan endotransglucosylase/hydrolase protein 29 has protein sequence MVDSVVFVLTALLVAVAAAAFDVPAIPFDEGYSQLFGEGNLVRSPDGRSVRIMLNRYSGSGFISSDSYLHGFFSASIKLPAGYTAGVVVAFYVSSHKLE, from the exons ATGGTGGATTCCGTCGTCTTCGTGCTAACGGCGCTgctcgtcgccgtcgccgccgcggccTTCGACGTCCCGGCGATCCCGTTCGACGAGGGATACTCACAGCTCTTCGGCGAGGGCAATCTCGTCCGGTCCCCCGACGGCCGGAGCGTCCGCATCATGCTCAACCGCTACTCAG GGTCGGGATTCATATCGTCGGATTCGTACCTCCACGGATTCTTCAGCGCCTCCATCAAGCTCCCCGCCGGTTACACCGCCGGCGTCGTCGTCGCCTTCTACGTGAGCTCTCACAAACTAGAGTAG